One genomic segment of Salminus brasiliensis chromosome 6, fSalBra1.hap2, whole genome shotgun sequence includes these proteins:
- the mtmr3 gene encoding myotubularin-related protein 3 isoform X1, translating to MEEEGQQSLECIQANQIFPRKPPVLEEEDLQVPFPELHGEFTKYVGRAEDAVIAMSSYRLHIKFKESLVNVPLQMIESVECRDMFQLHVTCKDCKVVRCQFSTFEQCQEWLKRLSVVARPPTQLEELFSFAFHAWCMDSCSSEKEQHGELCRPEEHVISRFHNEVERMGFDTQNAWRISEINNKYKLCSSYPQQLVVPAWITDKELENVAAFRSWKRFPAVVYRHQSTGAVIARCGQPEVSWWGWRNADDEHLVQSIARACAVDSSSPKTLTNGSFSREYTNGPDLSDVDFDSSMTNSSEVESLAIQPHKLLILDARSYAAAVANRAKGGGCECPEYYPNCEVVFMGMANIHSIRKSFQSLRFLCTQMPDPANWLSALESTKWLQHLSLLLKAALLVVHAVDRDHRPVLVHCSDGWDRTPQIAALSKLLLDPYYRTIEGFQVLVETEWLDFGHKFADRCGHGENAEDLNERCPVFLQWLDCVHQLQRQFPCSFEFNEAFLVKLVQHTYSCLFGTFLCNSGKEREDRHIQERTCTVWSLLRPANRSFKNMLYSSHSETVLHPVCHVRNLMLWTAVYLPSSSPTTPSDDSCAPYPASGANPEDQPLGRRPKTRSFDNLPSACEVGNSLPPNRRSSDPSLNEKWQDHRRSLELNIGAGPDGTLDPEGKANGQLVGGLNGATLDGETEEGEGFRDVNYVRLPFGEGVEAELSLGVAVGQMENILQEAAADSLRDVKVDSVNNTATLDSAENRHNADANSAEFDRKGVINGFKIQLESNANGSNDEIPKETKLNGLHSEAVNETPCQSEAQLPQGLSEPSALESQESDELAEGGLKRTTEEALNLPCTLDPTHSPSTALRTMTNGYGEKGNTHGPGPETAGPFSETLELAAEKRLSLLESSTETLTEELGVRPDTLVSTPVPAQLAPSIKSTCLKHNVPEAEAEPQGATRTLNGTSKRLSLSASSASAEPLHLVCNGDSSEPEASTPQSARTNGERAPLSRQVSLASCGSLTGQLHMQGSCSHHRCLHAALLGRPPTSPPQEPPSARNHLDDDGLTLHTDAVQQRLRQIEVGHQLEVEALKRQVQELWSRLESQQAVGILRLNGDLGDEVTSIADSDFNLDPNCLSRCSTELFSEASWEQVDKQDTEVTRWYPDHLAAQCYGCERGFWLATRKHHCRSKEHVEEAWNCGNVFCASCCDQKIPVPSQQLFEPSRVCKVCYSSLEAPAPPMELELDKPITASSN from the exons ATG gaggaggaggggcaGCAGAGTCTGGAGTGTATTCAGGCCAACCAGATCTTTCCGAGGAAGCCCCCTGTCCTGGAGGAGGAGGATCTGCAA GTGCCCTTCCCAGAGCTGCATGGAGAGTTTACAAAGTATGTGGGGAGGGCAGAGGACGCCGTCATCGCCATGTCCAGTTACCGCCTCCACATCAAATTCAAAGAGTCTTTAGTCAAT GTTCCTTTGCAGATGATTGAAAGTGTGGAATGTAGGGACATGTTCCAACTCCACGTCACCTGCAAAGACTGCAAGGTCGTCAG GTGTCAGTTCTCCACATTCGAGCAGTGTCAGGAATGGTTAAAGAGGCTGTCTGTGGTAGCACGGCCACCCACCCAGTTGGAGGAGCTCTTCTCCTTTGCCTTTCACGCCTGGTGCATGGACTCCTGCAGCAGTGAGAAGGAACAACATGGCGAGCTCTGCAGGCCAG AGGAACATGTGATCTCGAGGTTCCATAATGAGGTGGAGCGGATGGGCTTCGATACTCAGAATGCTTGGAGGATATCGGAGATCAACAACAAGTACAA GCTGTGTTCCAGCTATCCGCAGCAGCTAGTGGTGCCAGCCTGGATCACAGataaggagctggagaacgtGGCAGCCTTCCGCTCCTGGAAAAGATTTCCGGCTGTGGTCTACAG GCACCAGAGCACAGGGGCAGTGATCGCACGCTGTGGCCAACCAGAGGtgagctggtggggttggaggaATGCTGATGATGAACACCTCGTGCAGTCAATTGCCAGAGCCTGCGCTGTGGACAGTAGCTCCCCCAAAACCCTCACCAACGGCTCCTTCTCCCGGGAGTACACCAATGGGCCTGACCTCAGCGATGTGGACTTTG ACTCATCCATGACAAACAGTTCAGAGGTTGAGTCTTTGGCCATCCAGCCTCATAAGCTTCTGATTTTGGATGCCAGGTCCTATGCTGCTGCAGTAGCCAACAGAGCCAAGGGAGGAGGCTGTGAGTGCCCAG AGTACTATCCTAACTGTGAAGTGGTCTTCATGGGCATGGCCAACATCCATTCCATCCGCAAGAGTTTCCAGTCTCTGCGGTTCCTCTGTACCCAGATGCCTGACCCTGCCAA CTGGTTGTCTGCTTTGGAGAGCACAAAGTGGCTGCAGCATTTGTCTCTGTTGCTAAAAGCTGCTCTGCTAGTGGTGCATGCTGTGGACCGAGACCACAGGCCTGTACTGGTGCACTGTTCAGATGGCTGGGACCGTACCCCTCAGATAGCGGCTTTATCCAAACTCCTGCTGGACCCTTACTATCGCACAATTGAG GGTTTTCAAGTTCTGGTTGAAACCGAATGGCTCGATTTTGGTCACAAGTTTGCTGACCGCTGTGGTCACGGGGAGAATGCCGAAGATCTAAACGAACGCTGCCCAGTATTCCTGCAGTGGCTGGACTGCGTGCACCAGCTTCAGAGACAGTTCCCCTGCTCCTTTGAGTTCAATGAGGCCTTTCTG GTGAAACTGGTGCAGCACACATACTCGTGTCTGTTTGGCACGTTTCTGTGTAACAGTGGAAAGGAAAGAGAGGACCGACACATCCAGGAAAGGACATGCACTGTGTGGTCTTTGCTGCGCCCAGCCAACCGCTCTTTCAAAAACATGCTGTACTCCTCACACTCAGAGACT GTTTTGCACCCTGTGTGCCACGTGCGTAACCTGATGCTTTGGACAGCAGTGTATCTGCCCAGCTCCTCACCCACAACCCCTTCAGATGACTCCTGTGCCCCCTACCCTGCATCCGGTGCCAACCCTGAAGACCAGCCTCTGGGCAG GCGCCCCAAGACCCGATCTTTTGATAATTTGCCTAGTGCTTGTGAAGTTGGAAATTCCTTGCCACCCAACAGACGATCCAGTGACCCTAGCTTAAATGAGAAGTGGCAGGACCATCGAAGATCGCTTGAACTTAATATAGGGGCAGGACCTGATGGCACACTCGACCCAGAGGGGAAGGCAAATGGCCAATTGGTGGGTGGACTCAATGGAGCTACGCTTGATGGGGAGACAGAGGAGGGTGAGGGTTTTCGGGATGTCAATTATGTGAGGTTGCCATTTGGGGAGGGCGTGGAAGCAGAGCTCTCTTTGGGTGTGGCAGTAGGTCAGATGGAGAACATTCTTCAGGAGGCTGCAGCGGACAGCCTCAGAGACGTTAAAGTAGACAGTGTTAACAACACTGCTACTTTAGATAGTGCTGAGAATCGGCACAATGCTGATGCTAATTCAGCAGAGTTTGATAGAAAAGGTGTAATCAATGGCTTTAAGATTCAGCTAGAAAGTAATGCTAATGGTAGCAATGATGAAATTCCAAAAGAGACAAAGCTGAATGGACTCCATTCAGAGGCTGTGAATGAAACGCCATGTCAGTCAGAGGCTCAGTTACCTCAAGGCCTGAGCGAACCGAGTGCCCTGGAGAGCCAGGAATCAGATGAGCTGGCAGAGGGGGGTTTAAAGCGTACCACAGAGGAGGCTCTAAACCTTCCCTGCACTCTCGATCCCACACACTCCCCCTCCACTGCCCTCAGGACTATGACTAATGGCTATGGGGAGAAGGGTAACACTCATGGCCCAGGTCCAGAGACCGCTGGGCCGTTTTCTGAGACTCTGGAGCTGGCTGCAGAGAAACGTCTCTCTCTTCTGGAGAGCTCAACAGAAACCCTCACTGAGGAACTGGGCGTCCGGCCAGACACTCTTGTCTCTACACCTGTACCTGCACAACTCGCACCCTCAATCAAATCCACGTGCCTCAAACACAATGTCCCTGAGGCGGAGGCTGAGCCCCAAGGTGCTACCAGAACTCTAAACGGCACCTCCAAGCGGCTGTCCCTTAGTGCCTCCTCCGCCTCAGCCGAACCTCTTCACCTGGTGTGTAACGGGGACTCTTCTGAGCCGGAGGCCTCCACCCCTCAGAGTGCTCGAACCAATGGTGAACGGGCTCCCCTGAGCCGCCAGGTTTCTCTGGCCAGCTGCGGCTCCCTTACAGGGCAGCTCCACATGCAGGGCAGCTGCTCGCACCACCGCTGCCTGCACGCGGCGCTGCTGGGGCGGCCACCAACCAGTCCCCCCCAGGAACCGCCCTCAGCCCGCAATCACCTGGATGATGACGGCCTGACCCTGCACACAGATGCCGTGCAGCAGCGACTGCGGCAGATCGAGGTTGGCCACCAGCTGGAGGTGGAGGCCCTGAAGAGGCAGGTCCAGGAGCTGTGGAGCCGTCTGGAGAGCCAGCAGGCTGTGGGAATACTGCGCCTCAACGGAGACTTGGGAGATGAAGTG ACCTCAATCGCAGACTCTGATTTTAACTTGGATCCGAACTGCCTGTCACGTTGCAGCACAGAGCTCTTTTCGGAGGCCAGCTGGGAGCAGGTGGACAAACAGGACACAGAG GTGACCCGATGGTACCCTGATCATCTGGCTGCCCAGTGTTATGGCTGTGAGAGAGGATTCTGGCTGGCCACAAGGAAGCACCACTGCAG AAGCAAGGAGCATGTGGAGGAGGCCTG GAACTGTGGGAACGTGTTCTGCGCCAGCTGTTGCGATCAGAAGATCCCTGTGCCAAGTCAGCAGCTCTTTGAGCCCAGCCGGGTGTGTAAGGTGTGCTACAGCAGCCTGGAGGCCCCTGCACCTCCTATGGAGCTAGAGCTGGACAAACCCATCACCGCCAGCTCCAACTAG
- the mtmr3 gene encoding myotubularin-related protein 3 isoform X2 gives MEEEGQQSLECIQANQIFPRKPPVLEEEDLQVPFPELHGEFTKYVGRAEDAVIAMSSYRLHIKFKESLVNVPLQMIESVECRDMFQLHVTCKDCKVVRCQFSTFEQCQEWLKRLSVVARPPTQLEELFSFAFHAWCMDSCSSEKEQHGELCRPEEHVISRFHNEVERMGFDTQNAWRISEINNKYKLCSSYPQQLVVPAWITDKELENVAAFRSWKRFPAVVYRHQSTGAVIARCGQPEVSWWGWRNADDEHLVQSIARACAVDSSSPKTLTNGSFSREYTNGPDLSDVDFDSSMTNSSEVESLAIQPHKLLILDARSYAAAVANRAKGGGCECPEYYPNCEVVFMGMANIHSIRKSFQSLRFLCTQMPDPANWLSALESTKWLQHLSLLLKAALLVVHAVDRDHRPVLVHCSDGWDRTPQIAALSKLLLDPYYRTIEGFQVLVETEWLDFGHKFADRCGHGENAEDLNERCPVFLQWLDCVHQLQRQFPCSFEFNEAFLVKLVQHTYSCLFGTFLCNSGKEREDRHIQERTCTVWSLLRPANRSFKNMLYSSHSETVLHPVCHVRNLMLWTAVYLPSSSPTTPSDDSCAPYPASGANPEDQPLGRRPKTRSFDNLPSACEVGNSLPPNRRSSDPSLNEKWQDHRRSLELNIGAGPDGTLDPEGKANGQLVGGLNGATLDGETEEGEGFRDVNYVRLPFGEGVEAELSLGVAVGQMENILQEAAADSLRDVKVDSVNNTATLDSAENRHNADANSAEFDRKGVINGFKIQLESNANGSNDEIPKETKLNGLHSEAVNETPCQSEAQLPQGLSEPSALESQESDELAEGGLKRTTEEALNLPCTLDPTHSPSTALRTMTNGYGEKGNTHGPGPETAGPFSETLELAAEKRLSLLESSTETLTEELGVRPDTLVSTPVPAQLAPSIKSTCLKHNVPEAEAEPQGATRTLNGTSKRLSLSASSASAEPLHLVCNGDSSEPEASTPQSARTNGERAPLSRQVSLASCGSLTGQLHMQGSCSHHRCLHAALLGRPPTSPPQEPPSARNHLDDDGLTLHTDAVQQRLRQIEVGHQLEVEALKRQVQELWSRLESQQAVGILRLNGDLGDEVTSIADSDFNLDPNCLSRCSTELFSEASWEQVDKQDTEVTRWYPDHLAAQCYGCERGFWLATRKHHCRNCGNVFCASCCDQKIPVPSQQLFEPSRVCKVCYSSLEAPAPPMELELDKPITASSN, from the exons ATG gaggaggaggggcaGCAGAGTCTGGAGTGTATTCAGGCCAACCAGATCTTTCCGAGGAAGCCCCCTGTCCTGGAGGAGGAGGATCTGCAA GTGCCCTTCCCAGAGCTGCATGGAGAGTTTACAAAGTATGTGGGGAGGGCAGAGGACGCCGTCATCGCCATGTCCAGTTACCGCCTCCACATCAAATTCAAAGAGTCTTTAGTCAAT GTTCCTTTGCAGATGATTGAAAGTGTGGAATGTAGGGACATGTTCCAACTCCACGTCACCTGCAAAGACTGCAAGGTCGTCAG GTGTCAGTTCTCCACATTCGAGCAGTGTCAGGAATGGTTAAAGAGGCTGTCTGTGGTAGCACGGCCACCCACCCAGTTGGAGGAGCTCTTCTCCTTTGCCTTTCACGCCTGGTGCATGGACTCCTGCAGCAGTGAGAAGGAACAACATGGCGAGCTCTGCAGGCCAG AGGAACATGTGATCTCGAGGTTCCATAATGAGGTGGAGCGGATGGGCTTCGATACTCAGAATGCTTGGAGGATATCGGAGATCAACAACAAGTACAA GCTGTGTTCCAGCTATCCGCAGCAGCTAGTGGTGCCAGCCTGGATCACAGataaggagctggagaacgtGGCAGCCTTCCGCTCCTGGAAAAGATTTCCGGCTGTGGTCTACAG GCACCAGAGCACAGGGGCAGTGATCGCACGCTGTGGCCAACCAGAGGtgagctggtggggttggaggaATGCTGATGATGAACACCTCGTGCAGTCAATTGCCAGAGCCTGCGCTGTGGACAGTAGCTCCCCCAAAACCCTCACCAACGGCTCCTTCTCCCGGGAGTACACCAATGGGCCTGACCTCAGCGATGTGGACTTTG ACTCATCCATGACAAACAGTTCAGAGGTTGAGTCTTTGGCCATCCAGCCTCATAAGCTTCTGATTTTGGATGCCAGGTCCTATGCTGCTGCAGTAGCCAACAGAGCCAAGGGAGGAGGCTGTGAGTGCCCAG AGTACTATCCTAACTGTGAAGTGGTCTTCATGGGCATGGCCAACATCCATTCCATCCGCAAGAGTTTCCAGTCTCTGCGGTTCCTCTGTACCCAGATGCCTGACCCTGCCAA CTGGTTGTCTGCTTTGGAGAGCACAAAGTGGCTGCAGCATTTGTCTCTGTTGCTAAAAGCTGCTCTGCTAGTGGTGCATGCTGTGGACCGAGACCACAGGCCTGTACTGGTGCACTGTTCAGATGGCTGGGACCGTACCCCTCAGATAGCGGCTTTATCCAAACTCCTGCTGGACCCTTACTATCGCACAATTGAG GGTTTTCAAGTTCTGGTTGAAACCGAATGGCTCGATTTTGGTCACAAGTTTGCTGACCGCTGTGGTCACGGGGAGAATGCCGAAGATCTAAACGAACGCTGCCCAGTATTCCTGCAGTGGCTGGACTGCGTGCACCAGCTTCAGAGACAGTTCCCCTGCTCCTTTGAGTTCAATGAGGCCTTTCTG GTGAAACTGGTGCAGCACACATACTCGTGTCTGTTTGGCACGTTTCTGTGTAACAGTGGAAAGGAAAGAGAGGACCGACACATCCAGGAAAGGACATGCACTGTGTGGTCTTTGCTGCGCCCAGCCAACCGCTCTTTCAAAAACATGCTGTACTCCTCACACTCAGAGACT GTTTTGCACCCTGTGTGCCACGTGCGTAACCTGATGCTTTGGACAGCAGTGTATCTGCCCAGCTCCTCACCCACAACCCCTTCAGATGACTCCTGTGCCCCCTACCCTGCATCCGGTGCCAACCCTGAAGACCAGCCTCTGGGCAG GCGCCCCAAGACCCGATCTTTTGATAATTTGCCTAGTGCTTGTGAAGTTGGAAATTCCTTGCCACCCAACAGACGATCCAGTGACCCTAGCTTAAATGAGAAGTGGCAGGACCATCGAAGATCGCTTGAACTTAATATAGGGGCAGGACCTGATGGCACACTCGACCCAGAGGGGAAGGCAAATGGCCAATTGGTGGGTGGACTCAATGGAGCTACGCTTGATGGGGAGACAGAGGAGGGTGAGGGTTTTCGGGATGTCAATTATGTGAGGTTGCCATTTGGGGAGGGCGTGGAAGCAGAGCTCTCTTTGGGTGTGGCAGTAGGTCAGATGGAGAACATTCTTCAGGAGGCTGCAGCGGACAGCCTCAGAGACGTTAAAGTAGACAGTGTTAACAACACTGCTACTTTAGATAGTGCTGAGAATCGGCACAATGCTGATGCTAATTCAGCAGAGTTTGATAGAAAAGGTGTAATCAATGGCTTTAAGATTCAGCTAGAAAGTAATGCTAATGGTAGCAATGATGAAATTCCAAAAGAGACAAAGCTGAATGGACTCCATTCAGAGGCTGTGAATGAAACGCCATGTCAGTCAGAGGCTCAGTTACCTCAAGGCCTGAGCGAACCGAGTGCCCTGGAGAGCCAGGAATCAGATGAGCTGGCAGAGGGGGGTTTAAAGCGTACCACAGAGGAGGCTCTAAACCTTCCCTGCACTCTCGATCCCACACACTCCCCCTCCACTGCCCTCAGGACTATGACTAATGGCTATGGGGAGAAGGGTAACACTCATGGCCCAGGTCCAGAGACCGCTGGGCCGTTTTCTGAGACTCTGGAGCTGGCTGCAGAGAAACGTCTCTCTCTTCTGGAGAGCTCAACAGAAACCCTCACTGAGGAACTGGGCGTCCGGCCAGACACTCTTGTCTCTACACCTGTACCTGCACAACTCGCACCCTCAATCAAATCCACGTGCCTCAAACACAATGTCCCTGAGGCGGAGGCTGAGCCCCAAGGTGCTACCAGAACTCTAAACGGCACCTCCAAGCGGCTGTCCCTTAGTGCCTCCTCCGCCTCAGCCGAACCTCTTCACCTGGTGTGTAACGGGGACTCTTCTGAGCCGGAGGCCTCCACCCCTCAGAGTGCTCGAACCAATGGTGAACGGGCTCCCCTGAGCCGCCAGGTTTCTCTGGCCAGCTGCGGCTCCCTTACAGGGCAGCTCCACATGCAGGGCAGCTGCTCGCACCACCGCTGCCTGCACGCGGCGCTGCTGGGGCGGCCACCAACCAGTCCCCCCCAGGAACCGCCCTCAGCCCGCAATCACCTGGATGATGACGGCCTGACCCTGCACACAGATGCCGTGCAGCAGCGACTGCGGCAGATCGAGGTTGGCCACCAGCTGGAGGTGGAGGCCCTGAAGAGGCAGGTCCAGGAGCTGTGGAGCCGTCTGGAGAGCCAGCAGGCTGTGGGAATACTGCGCCTCAACGGAGACTTGGGAGATGAAGTG ACCTCAATCGCAGACTCTGATTTTAACTTGGATCCGAACTGCCTGTCACGTTGCAGCACAGAGCTCTTTTCGGAGGCCAGCTGGGAGCAGGTGGACAAACAGGACACAGAG GTGACCCGATGGTACCCTGATCATCTGGCTGCCCAGTGTTATGGCTGTGAGAGAGGATTCTGGCTGGCCACAAGGAAGCACCACTGCAG GAACTGTGGGAACGTGTTCTGCGCCAGCTGTTGCGATCAGAAGATCCCTGTGCCAAGTCAGCAGCTCTTTGAGCCCAGCCGGGTGTGTAAGGTGTGCTACAGCAGCCTGGAGGCCCCTGCACCTCCTATGGAGCTAGAGCTGGACAAACCCATCACCGCCAGCTCCAACTAG